In one window of Duganella dendranthematis DNA:
- a CDS encoding prolyl oligopeptidase family serine peptidase: MNRDGSKFRQLAQRSWQPFITNGSSTASRDQLPWHTYLLGQRGAQNSDYIYVQDRIYSSSGEFLYTNVLRLNTVTGRTSGSIARPGDTVAWMLDNDGEPRLTTTREKGGSNNIFYRDPNTNDWRKLTDFERYTGRGGGFRPFAFGKNGTLYVMHTAPGTDTNAVYSYDVASGKLADKPLVNLEGYDFSGQLIFDKDKLLGVRHLTDAWGTTWLDPAMQAMQDKVDKLLPNTNNLLTLPSRPESPWVLVSAYADIWPRRLMLYNSETGKLRMISASFPNIDPNQMGRKELVHYKARDGLSIPAWLTLPKGGGKNLPMVVLVHGGPWVRGGSWEWVPAVQFLASRGYAVLEPEYRGSTGYGGKLFRAGWKQWGLKMQDDVTDGTRWAIEQGYANAKRICIAGPNYGGYATLMGMIKEPELYKCGVEWAGITDINLLYDGSWNYRSDMSDDYKRFGMPALIGDQDKDAEQFKATSPLLRAAELKQPLLMAYGGADVRVTPAHSIKFSKAVKATNPNVELIEYEDEGHSWKLPQTRVDFWGKVEKFLDKNIGDH; the protein is encoded by the coding sequence GTGAACCGCGACGGCAGCAAATTCCGCCAACTGGCGCAGCGCAGCTGGCAGCCGTTCATTACCAACGGTTCCAGTACGGCCAGCCGCGACCAGCTGCCGTGGCATACCTATCTGCTGGGCCAGCGCGGCGCGCAGAACTCCGACTATATCTACGTCCAGGATCGCATCTACAGCAGCAGTGGAGAGTTTCTCTACACCAATGTGCTGCGGCTCAATACAGTGACCGGCCGCACCAGCGGCAGCATCGCGCGGCCCGGCGACACCGTCGCGTGGATGCTGGACAACGACGGCGAACCACGCCTGACCACCACCCGCGAAAAAGGCGGCAGCAACAACATTTTCTACCGCGATCCGAACACCAACGACTGGCGCAAGCTGACCGATTTTGAGCGCTACACCGGCCGCGGCGGCGGCTTCCGCCCGTTCGCTTTCGGCAAGAACGGCACGCTGTACGTGATGCATACCGCGCCCGGCACCGACACCAACGCCGTCTACAGCTACGACGTCGCCAGCGGCAAGCTGGCCGATAAGCCGCTGGTCAACCTGGAGGGCTATGACTTCAGCGGCCAGCTCATCTTCGACAAGGACAAACTGCTGGGCGTGCGCCACCTGACCGATGCCTGGGGCACCACCTGGCTCGATCCGGCCATGCAGGCGATGCAGGACAAGGTCGACAAGCTGCTGCCCAACACCAACAACCTGCTGACCCTGCCATCCCGGCCGGAATCGCCGTGGGTGCTGGTGAGCGCCTACGCCGACATCTGGCCACGGCGCCTGATGTTGTACAACAGCGAAACCGGCAAACTGCGCATGATCAGCGCATCCTTCCCTAACATCGACCCGAACCAGATGGGCCGCAAGGAACTGGTGCACTACAAGGCGCGTGACGGTCTCTCCATCCCGGCCTGGCTGACGCTGCCGAAAGGCGGCGGCAAGAACCTGCCGATGGTGGTGCTGGTCCACGGCGGCCCATGGGTACGCGGCGGCAGCTGGGAATGGGTGCCGGCAGTGCAGTTCCTGGCCTCGCGCGGCTACGCCGTGCTGGAACCGGAATATCGCGGCAGCACCGGCTACGGCGGCAAGCTGTTCCGCGCTGGCTGGAAACAATGGGGCCTGAAAATGCAGGATGACGTCACCGACGGCACCCGCTGGGCCATCGAACAGGGCTACGCCAACGCCAAGCGCATCTGCATCGCCGGCCCCAACTACGGCGGCTACGCCACGCTGATGGGCATGATCAAGGAACCGGAGCTCTACAAGTGCGGCGTGGAGTGGGCCGGCATAACCGACATCAACCTGTTGTACGACGGCAGCTGGAACTACCGTTCGGACATGAGCGACGACTACAAGCGCTTCGGCATGCCGGCACTGATCGGCGACCAGGACAAGGATGCCGAGCAGTTCAAGGCCACCTCGCCCCTGCTGCGTGCGGCCGAGCTCAAGCAGCCGTTGCTGATGGCCTACGGCGGCGCCGACGTCCGCGTGACACCGGCGCACAGCATCAAGTTCAGCAAGGCGGTCAAGGCCACCAACCCGAATGTCGAGCTGATCGAATACGAAGATGAAGGCCACAGCTGGAAGCTGCCGCAGACCCGCGTCGACTTCTGGGGCAAGGTGGAGAAATTCCTCGACAAGAATATCGGCGACCACTGA
- a CDS encoding DUF6624 domain-containing protein produces MQMAWLAWLCASLAMPLASADAPEPSSAEEMPCPGAIAWNQAHPQDSPEALIQRDAARTFSNPALRDALAERFQRDQDARNAYLAAPNNALVRRRALEIDADNVAWLYKLVKAQGFPTAAQVGERGVRNAWLLAQHADLQPKFQASLQPEIEQRHADGELDGMTLSRFIDRVLVAQHKPQRYGTQFTPQAWAMPHFGLPDEQSVQEVEQHRRELGIMPLADYVCMMSYFRTPHP; encoded by the coding sequence ATGCAAATGGCATGGTTGGCCTGGCTGTGCGCCTCGCTGGCCATGCCGCTGGCTAGCGCCGACGCGCCGGAGCCATCTTCTGCAGAAGAAATGCCCTGTCCCGGCGCCATTGCCTGGAACCAGGCGCATCCGCAAGACTCGCCCGAAGCGCTCATCCAGCGGGATGCAGCGCGCACCTTCAGCAACCCGGCGTTGCGCGACGCGCTGGCCGAACGCTTCCAGCGCGATCAGGACGCACGCAATGCCTATCTCGCCGCGCCCAACAATGCGTTGGTCCGGCGGCGCGCACTGGAAATCGATGCCGACAACGTCGCCTGGCTTTACAAGCTCGTCAAAGCGCAAGGCTTTCCGACGGCCGCCCAGGTCGGCGAACGCGGCGTCCGCAACGCCTGGCTGCTGGCGCAACATGCGGACCTGCAACCCAAGTTCCAGGCCTCGCTGCAACCCGAGATCGAGCAACGGCATGCCGATGGTGAACTGGATGGCATGACCCTGTCGCGCTTCATCGACCGCGTGCTGGTGGCGCAGCACAAGCCGCAACGCTACGGCACGCAGTTCACGCCGCAAGCCTGGGCCATGCCGCATTTCGGCTTGCCCGATGAGCAAAGCGTGCAGGAGGTCGAACAGCACCGGCGCGAGCTTGGCATCATGCCACTGGCCGACTATGTCTGCATGATGAGCTACTTCCGTACACCACATCCATAA
- a CDS encoding 6-phosphofructokinase: MASGKILVAQGGGPTAVINQSLAGVVLEARRFRDVNRVYGAMHGVRGIVSEDLVDLTRETSQNLELVAATPSSALGSTRDKPDLAYCAEIFKVLRAHEIEQFYYIGGNDSSDTVRIVSEQAQAANYALRCIHIPKTIDNDLVGSDHTPGFPSAARFVAQAFAGANLDNAALPGVYVGVVMGRHAGFLTAASALGKKFPDDGPHLIYLPERVFSLDQFLADVKATYERYGRCVIAVSEGIHDASGEAIASLLAKEVERDAHGNVQLSGTGALADLLCDEIKAKLGIKRVRGDTFGYLQRSFIGCVSDVDQREAREVGEKAVQFAMWGARDGSVAIKRTGFYSVDYELLPLTTVAGKTRVMEDEFISASGTDVTDAFRMYLRPLLGSGMPDAFRLRPAPVAKILKR, encoded by the coding sequence ATGGCATCGGGAAAAATTCTGGTCGCACAGGGAGGCGGGCCAACCGCCGTCATCAACCAATCGCTGGCGGGGGTGGTGCTGGAAGCGCGCCGCTTCCGCGACGTCAACCGGGTCTACGGCGCGATGCACGGCGTGCGCGGCATCGTCAGCGAAGACCTGGTCGATCTGACGCGCGAAACCAGCCAGAACCTGGAGCTGGTGGCGGCCACGCCCTCCTCCGCGCTGGGCTCGACCCGCGACAAGCCGGACCTGGCCTACTGCGCCGAGATCTTCAAGGTGCTGCGCGCGCACGAGATCGAACAGTTCTACTACATCGGCGGCAACGATTCATCGGACACCGTGCGCATCGTCAGCGAACAGGCGCAGGCCGCCAACTACGCGCTGCGCTGCATCCACATTCCCAAGACCATCGACAACGACCTGGTCGGCAGTGACCACACGCCGGGCTTCCCGTCGGCCGCGCGCTTTGTAGCGCAGGCGTTTGCCGGCGCCAACCTGGACAATGCCGCCTTGCCGGGCGTGTATGTGGGCGTGGTGATGGGCCGGCACGCCGGCTTCCTCACCGCCGCCTCGGCCCTTGGCAAGAAGTTCCCGGACGACGGCCCGCACCTGATCTATCTGCCGGAGCGGGTGTTTTCTCTGGACCAGTTTTTGGCGGATGTGAAAGCCACCTACGAACGCTACGGCCGCTGCGTGATCGCGGTATCGGAAGGCATCCATGACGCTAGCGGTGAAGCCATCGCCTCCTTGCTGGCCAAGGAAGTGGAACGCGACGCGCATGGCAATGTGCAGCTGTCCGGCACCGGCGCGCTGGCCGATTTGCTGTGCGACGAAATCAAGGCCAAACTCGGCATCAAGCGCGTGCGTGGCGACACCTTCGGCTATTTGCAGCGCTCCTTCATCGGCTGCGTGTCGGACGTCGACCAGCGCGAAGCGCGTGAAGTCGGCGAGAAGGCCGTGCAGTTCGCCATGTGGGGCGCCCGCGACGGCTCGGTGGCCATCAAGCGCACCGGCTTCTACTCGGTCGACTACGAACTACTGCCGCTGACCACCGTAGCCGGGAAGACGCGCGTGATGGAAGACGAGTTCATCAGCGCCAGCGGCACCGACGTCACCGACGCTTTCCGCATGTACCTGCGTCCCCTGCTCGGTTCCGGCATGCCCGACGCCTTCCGCCTGCGCCCCGCGCCGGTGGCGAAAATTCTCAAGCGCTAA
- a CDS encoding HigA family addiction module antitoxin has product MITMHPGEYLSLSYVEPYEISSAELSERLGLPVLTIDGLLMQEIELTAEMAVRFELVLGCSAESWLGMQTDHSLMQARKKVEPATVRPFVFPPRKDAA; this is encoded by the coding sequence ATGATCACTATGCATCCTGGGGAATATCTCTCTCTGTCCTACGTCGAACCGTACGAAATTAGTTCGGCCGAGTTGTCGGAGCGACTTGGGCTGCCGGTGCTGACTATCGATGGTTTGCTGATGCAAGAGATAGAGTTGACGGCGGAAATGGCTGTCAGGTTTGAACTGGTGCTGGGCTGTTCTGCCGAATCATGGCTGGGGATGCAGACTGATCACAGCCTGATGCAGGCAAGAAAAAAGGTCGAGCCTGCTACGGTTCGACCTTTCGTATTCCCACCGCGTAAGGACGCGGCCTGA
- a CDS encoding alkaline phosphatase family protein: MKKLLTLLLALAAGVAAAQPAHPVILVSLDGFRPDYLERGVTPNLNRLAAGGVRAVAMRPSFPSITFPNHYTLVTGLRPDHHGIVDNTMIDKAISDKRFTLSNAEAVADHRWWDQGEPVWVTAERNGIRTGTMFWPGSEAAIHGVRPTVAPKFDGKLPAAERVDTLLSWLDRPADQRFGFMTLYFDDVDHAGHEFGPAAPQTTEAVALVDQAIGRLLDGLASRHLDANLVIVSDHGMAAVNHERVLPLYQMLPKGSYEDVTNGPYAGINPSSPEQADKLAAALMQPHAHLQCWRKEEIPARLAYGHNARVPAFLCLADPGWSIVFSDKSAAKVKGGKHGYDNVAPDMAATFIAAGPAFKPGVVLPEFDNVDVYPLLMRLLDVAPLPSDGDITPLLPALGQ; this comes from the coding sequence ATGAAAAAACTCCTGACCCTATTGCTGGCGCTGGCCGCCGGCGTGGCGGCCGCGCAGCCGGCCCATCCTGTCATTCTGGTGTCGCTGGACGGCTTCCGTCCGGATTATCTGGAGCGTGGCGTCACGCCCAACCTCAACCGGCTGGCGGCCGGCGGCGTGCGCGCGGTGGCGATGCGGCCGTCGTTCCCGTCGATTACATTCCCTAATCATTACACGCTGGTCACCGGCCTGCGGCCCGACCATCATGGCATCGTCGACAACACCATGATCGACAAGGCGATTTCCGACAAGCGCTTCACCCTCAGTAATGCCGAGGCGGTGGCCGACCATCGCTGGTGGGATCAGGGCGAGCCGGTGTGGGTGACGGCCGAGCGCAACGGCATCCGTACCGGCACCATGTTCTGGCCCGGTTCGGAAGCGGCGATTCACGGCGTGCGGCCAACCGTGGCGCCTAAGTTCGACGGCAAGCTGCCGGCCGCCGAGCGGGTCGATACGCTGCTGTCCTGGCTGGACCGTCCGGCCGACCAGCGCTTCGGTTTCATGACGTTATATTTCGATGATGTGGACCACGCCGGCCATGAGTTCGGCCCGGCTGCGCCGCAGACCACCGAGGCGGTGGCGCTGGTCGATCAGGCCATCGGCCGCTTGCTGGATGGGTTGGCCAGCCGCCACCTCGACGCCAACCTGGTCATCGTCTCCGACCATGGCATGGCGGCGGTCAATCACGAGCGCGTGCTGCCGTTGTACCAGATGCTGCCGAAGGGCAGTTATGAGGACGTGACCAACGGCCCGTACGCGGGCATCAATCCCTCGTCGCCGGAGCAGGCGGACAAGCTGGCGGCGGCGTTGATGCAGCCGCACGCGCATCTCCAGTGCTGGCGCAAGGAAGAGATTCCGGCGCGGCTGGCTTATGGCCACAATGCGCGCGTGCCGGCTTTCCTGTGCCTGGCCGATCCGGGCTGGAGTATTGTGTTCAGCGACAAGAGCGCTGCCAAGGTCAAGGGCGGCAAGCATGGCTACGACAACGTGGCGCCGGACATGGCGGCGACCTTCATTGCTGCCGGTCCGGCCTTTAAGCCGGGCGTGGTGCTGCCGGAATTTGACAACGTCGACGTCTATCCATTGCTGATGCGTTTGCTGGACGTGGCGCCGCTACCATCCGACGGCGACATCACGCCGCTGCTGCCGGCGCTGGGGCAGTAG
- the purM gene encoding phosphoribosylformylglycinamidine cyclo-ligase — protein sequence MSQTSNVSLSYRDAGVDIDAGDALVEAIKPYAKRTMREGVLAGLGGFGAMFEISKKYKEPVLVSGTDGVGTKLKLAFELNRHDTVGIDLVAMSVNDILVQGAEPLFFLDYFACGKLDVATATNVIKGIAQGCEQAGCALIGGETAEMPTMYPDGEYDLAGFAVGAVEKSKIIDGTKIAPGDVVLGLASSGVHSNGYSLVRKIIEVSKPDLEGDFHGRKLSDVLMQPTRIYVKPLLALMESIEVKGMVHITGGGLVENIPRVLQPGLVAELDSKSWTMPPLFQWLQQHGGVADSEMHRVFNCGIGMTVIVSQENAAAAIAQLEAAGETVYTIGKIRARVGDEHQTIVV from the coding sequence ATGAGCCAAACTTCAAATGTTTCCCTGTCCTACCGTGACGCCGGCGTCGATATCGACGCGGGTGATGCTTTAGTCGAAGCAATCAAGCCGTACGCCAAGCGCACCATGCGCGAGGGTGTGCTGGCTGGTTTGGGCGGTTTCGGCGCCATGTTCGAGATCAGCAAGAAGTACAAGGAGCCAGTGCTGGTATCCGGTACCGACGGCGTGGGCACCAAGCTGAAACTGGCGTTTGAGCTGAACCGTCACGACACCGTCGGCATCGACCTGGTGGCGATGAGCGTCAACGACATCCTGGTGCAGGGCGCCGAGCCGCTGTTCTTCCTCGACTACTTCGCCTGCGGCAAGCTGGACGTGGCCACCGCGACCAACGTCATCAAGGGCATCGCCCAGGGTTGCGAACAGGCCGGCTGCGCGCTGATCGGCGGCGAAACCGCCGAGATGCCAACCATGTATCCGGACGGCGAATACGACCTGGCCGGTTTCGCGGTCGGCGCGGTGGAAAAATCGAAGATCATCGACGGCACCAAGATCGCCCCGGGCGACGTGGTGCTGGGCCTGGCCTCGTCGGGCGTGCATTCGAACGGTTACTCGCTGGTGCGCAAGATCATTGAAGTGTCGAAGCCGGACCTGGAAGGCGACTTCCACGGCCGCAAGCTGTCGGACGTGCTGATGCAGCCGACCCGCATCTACGTCAAGCCGCTGCTGGCGCTGATGGAATCGATCGAAGTCAAAGGCATGGTGCACATCACCGGCGGCGGCCTGGTCGAGAACATCCCGCGCGTGCTGCAGCCTGGGCTGGTGGCCGAGCTGGATTCGAAGTCGTGGACCATGCCACCGCTGTTCCAGTGGCTGCAACAGCACGGCGGCGTGGCCGATTCGGAAATGCACCGCGTGTTCAACTGCGGCATCGGCATGACCGTGATCGTCTCGCAGGAGAACGCGGCAGCCGCCATCGCCCAGCTGGAAGCGGCCGGCGAAACCGTCTACACCATCGGCAAGATCCGCGCCCGCGTCGGCGACGAGCATCAGACCATCGTCGTGTAA
- a CDS encoding AI-2E family transporter — MPFPLSVEQKQTAFWLAVWAAFLFLLITLGPVLTPFLAAAIFAYALNPGVDWLDRVRFGRRVTMPRALSVTIVVVLFFAAIIALVLIVVPVLQKEIPLLQAQIPAFLAKANDMLAPRLLNLGVKVRVDSAGIKQLASEQLAASGDAIWSAVLNSARVGGTAILGWLATLTLIPVVLFYLLLDWPAMLGRVAGCVPRRYIAPTMGMAREVDTLLAQYLRGQLLVMLVLAIYYSVTLAIAGFDVALPVGIITGLLVFIPYLGFGLGLVLALISAVLQFSDWSGLIAVAIIYGVGQVLEGFVLTPRLVGERIGLNPLAVIFALLAFGQLFGLVGVLLALPASAVLMVAFRHLRRHYLSSSFYNA; from the coding sequence ATGCCATTTCCCCTCTCGGTTGAGCAAAAGCAGACGGCATTCTGGTTAGCGGTGTGGGCGGCATTCCTGTTCCTGTTAATTACCCTCGGCCCGGTGCTGACGCCCTTCCTGGCGGCCGCCATCTTCGCCTATGCGCTCAATCCGGGCGTCGACTGGCTGGACCGGGTGCGCTTCGGCCGCCGCGTCACCATGCCGCGCGCGCTGTCGGTGACCATCGTCGTGGTGCTGTTCTTCGCCGCCATTATCGCGCTGGTGCTGATCGTGGTGCCGGTGCTGCAAAAGGAAATCCCGCTGCTGCAGGCGCAGATCCCGGCCTTCCTGGCCAAGGCCAACGACATGCTGGCGCCGCGCTTGCTCAATCTGGGGGTCAAGGTGCGCGTCGACAGCGCCGGCATTAAACAGCTGGCGTCCGAGCAGCTGGCCGCCAGCGGTGACGCCATCTGGAGCGCCGTGCTCAATTCCGCCCGCGTCGGCGGCACCGCCATTCTCGGCTGGCTGGCGACGCTGACCCTGATCCCGGTGGTGCTGTTCTACCTGCTGCTGGACTGGCCGGCCATGCTGGGCCGCGTGGCCGGCTGCGTGCCGCGCCGCTACATCGCGCCGACCATGGGCATGGCGCGCGAAGTCGACACCCTGCTGGCCCAGTACCTGCGCGGCCAGCTGCTGGTGATGCTGGTGCTGGCCATCTACTATTCGGTGACGCTGGCGATCGCCGGTTTCGACGTCGCCCTGCCGGTCGGCATCATCACCGGCCTGCTGGTGTTCATCCCCTACCTCGGCTTTGGCCTGGGCCTGGTGCTGGCGCTGATTTCGGCGGTGCTGCAATTTTCCGACTGGAGCGGCCTGATCGCGGTGGCCATCATCTACGGCGTCGGCCAGGTGCTGGAAGGTTTTGTGCTGACCCCGCGCCTGGTGGGCGAACGGATCGGCCTCAATCCGCTGGCCGTCATTTTCGCCTTATTGGCCTTCGGCCAGCTGTTCGGCTTGGTCGGCGTGCTGCTGGCGTTGCCCGCGTCGGCGGTGCTGATGGTGGCTTTCCGCCACTTGCGTCGCCACTATCTGAGCAGCAGCTTCTATAATGCATGA
- the hda gene encoding DnaA regulatory inactivator Hda: MKQLVLDLGAEPAHSLASFEVGQNAESAALMKQFADRSSREHFAYLWGAVGVGKSHLLKALASSGSEADQARARYISPFSIESEFVYSPEVDLYLLDDCEKLSPVAQIDAFALFNEIRANNAFMVCSGNVAPAVLPVREDLRTRMGWGLIYQIHGLTDDEKSAALAAAATARGLTLSAGVIPYLLSHFQRDMRSLSTILDSLDQYSLETQRPITLPLLREWLQAEAKE; the protein is encoded by the coding sequence ATGAAACAACTGGTGCTCGATTTAGGCGCGGAACCAGCGCACAGCCTCGCATCGTTCGAGGTGGGACAGAATGCCGAATCGGCAGCGCTGATGAAGCAGTTCGCCGATCGCAGCTCGCGCGAACACTTCGCCTACCTGTGGGGCGCGGTCGGCGTCGGCAAGTCGCACCTGCTCAAGGCCCTGGCCAGCAGCGGCAGCGAGGCCGACCAGGCGCGCGCACGCTACATCTCGCCGTTTTCGATCGAGTCCGAATTCGTCTACTCGCCGGAGGTGGACCTGTACCTGCTGGACGACTGCGAAAAGCTGTCGCCGGTGGCGCAGATCGACGCCTTCGCGCTGTTTAACGAAATCCGCGCCAACAACGCCTTCATGGTCTGCAGCGGCAACGTCGCGCCGGCGGTGCTGCCGGTGCGCGAAGACCTGCGCACGCGCATGGGCTGGGGCCTGATCTACCAGATCCACGGCCTGACCGACGACGAAAAGAGCGCCGCGCTGGCCGCCGCCGCCACCGCCCGCGGCTTGACGCTGTCGGCTGGCGTGATACCCTACCTGCTGTCGCACTTCCAGCGCGACATGCGGTCGCTGTCGACCATTCTGGACTCGCTGGACCAGTATTCCCTTGAAACCCAACGCCCGATCACTCTGCCGCTGCTGCGCGAGTGGCTGCAGGCGGAAGCGAAAGAATGA
- a CDS encoding HAD family hydrolase, giving the protein MNLALFDLDHTLLPIDSDFEWGQFLVRTGAVDAVEYDRRNREFFAQYQAGTLDPVEYLEFTLGTLARFPRTQLDEMHAQYMAEVVTPALHPAARALLQKHIDAGDLVAIVTATNHFVTAPIAKALGVEHLIAAMPELDADGNLTGKLLGTPTQGPGKIVHTKAWLEKMGKTLEDFDTVYFYSDSHNDLPLMSIVSHPVATNPNEKLKTHAAANGWPLIDLFND; this is encoded by the coding sequence ATGAACCTCGCCCTTTTTGACCTCGACCACACCCTGCTGCCGATCGACTCCGACTTTGAATGGGGCCAGTTCCTGGTGCGCACCGGCGCCGTCGACGCCGTCGAATACGACCGCCGCAACCGGGAGTTCTTCGCCCAATACCAGGCCGGCACGCTCGATCCGGTAGAATACCTGGAGTTCACGCTTGGCACGCTGGCGCGCTTCCCGCGCACGCAGCTGGATGAAATGCACGCGCAGTACATGGCCGAAGTGGTGACGCCGGCGCTGCACCCGGCGGCGCGCGCGCTGCTACAAAAGCACATCGATGCAGGCGACCTGGTGGCCATCGTCACCGCCACCAACCACTTCGTCACCGCGCCGATCGCCAAGGCGCTGGGCGTGGAACACCTGATCGCCGCCATGCCGGAACTGGACGCCGACGGCAACCTGACCGGCAAGCTGCTTGGCACGCCGACCCAGGGACCGGGCAAGATCGTCCACACCAAGGCGTGGCTGGAAAAAATGGGGAAAACGCTGGAAGATTTCGACACTGTCTACTTCTACAGCGACTCGCACAACGACCTGCCGCTGATGTCCATCGTCAGCCATCCGGTGGCGACCAACCCCAACGAAAAACTGAAAACGCACGCCGCCGCGAATGGCTGGCCATTAATTGACCTATTCAATGATTAA
- the pcnB gene encoding polynucleotide adenylyltransferase PcnB produces MIKKLIRKILGTKSKAVRDTNTPVVLGPEAHGIDPRLLSNNAIRVTSSLQEAGYEAFVVGGAVRDLLLGVKPKDFDIATNATPEQVKRLFRRAFIIGKRFQIVHVMFGQDLLEVTTFRGTTSDSAPKDEHGRVLRDNTFGSQAEDAERRDFTINAMYYNPANQQVLDYHGGIEDIRAKTLRIIGVPEARYREDPVRMLRVVRFAAKLKFSIEPETGAPIKVMAPLINNVPAARVFDEMLKLLMSGHALACLQQLRKEGLHHGLLPLLDVVLEQPLGVKFVTLALDSTDSRIHAGKTVSPGFLFASLLWHQVLEKWTAYRAAGEQTIPALHLAADDVLDSQTEKLALQRKIGTDMRDIWSMQPRFERRTGKAPHKLLEHLRFRAGYDFLLLRCASGEIDAEIGDWWTAFYEGDEITREELIASARAPREGESGGGAGGGSTGGPAKRKRGPRRGGRNRSGRGEGGDGGEGGSDAPARDGGAE; encoded by the coding sequence ATGATTAAGAAACTGATCCGCAAAATCCTCGGCACCAAGAGTAAAGCGGTCCGCGACACGAACACCCCGGTGGTGCTGGGGCCCGAAGCCCACGGCATCGATCCGCGCCTGCTGTCCAACAACGCCATCCGCGTCACCAGCAGCCTGCAGGAAGCCGGCTACGAAGCCTTTGTGGTCGGCGGCGCCGTGCGCGACCTGCTGCTGGGCGTCAAGCCGAAAGACTTCGACATCGCCACCAACGCCACGCCGGAGCAGGTCAAGCGGCTGTTCCGCCGCGCCTTCATCATCGGCAAGCGCTTCCAGATCGTGCACGTGATGTTCGGCCAGGACCTGCTGGAGGTGACCACCTTCCGCGGCACCACCTCGGACAGCGCGCCGAAGGATGAACATGGCCGCGTCCTGCGCGACAACACCTTCGGCTCGCAGGCGGAAGACGCGGAACGCCGCGACTTCACCATCAACGCCATGTACTACAACCCGGCCAACCAGCAGGTGCTGGACTACCACGGCGGCATTGAAGACATCCGCGCCAAGACGCTGCGCATCATCGGCGTACCGGAAGCGCGCTACCGCGAAGACCCGGTGCGCATGCTGCGCGTGGTGCGCTTTGCCGCCAAGCTGAAATTCAGCATCGAGCCGGAAACCGGCGCGCCGATCAAGGTCATGGCGCCGCTGATCAACAACGTGCCGGCCGCGCGCGTGTTCGACGAAATGCTCAAGCTCTTGATGAGCGGCCACGCATTGGCCTGTTTGCAGCAGCTGCGCAAGGAAGGCCTGCATCACGGCCTGCTGCCGCTGCTCGACGTGGTGCTGGAACAGCCGCTGGGCGTCAAGTTCGTGACGCTGGCGCTGGACTCGACCGACTCGCGCATCCACGCCGGCAAGACCGTCTCGCCGGGCTTCCTGTTTGCGTCGCTGCTGTGGCACCAGGTGCTGGAAAAGTGGACCGCCTACCGCGCAGCCGGCGAACAGACCATTCCGGCGCTGCACCTGGCGGCCGACGATGTACTCGATTCGCAGACCGAAAAGCTGGCCTTGCAGCGCAAGATCGGCACCGACATGCGCGACATCTGGTCGATGCAGCCGCGCTTCGAGCGCCGCACCGGCAAGGCGCCGCACAAGCTGCTGGAACACCTGCGCTTCCGCGCCGGTTACGACTTCCTGCTGCTGCGTTGCGCCTCCGGCGAAATCGACGCCGAAATCGGCGACTGGTGGACTGCGTTCTACGAAGGCGACGAGATCACCCGCGAAGAACTGATCGCCTCCGCCCGCGCACCGCGCGAGGGTGAAAGCGGCGGCGGCGCTGGTGGCGGCAGTACTGGCGGCCCGGCCAAACGCAAACGCGGCCCGCGCCGTGGTGGACGCAACCGCAGCGGCCGTGGTGAGGGCGGCGACGGCGGCGAAGGTGGTAGCGACGCTCCTGCGCGCGACGGCGGCGCCGAGTAA
- the folK gene encoding 2-amino-4-hydroxy-6-hydroxymethyldihydropteridine diphosphokinase — translation MNTAISAGLAPASAPDDQAPFAFTLAYIGIGANLGDAQANVLDALQRLQRQPGCTLLATSSLYCTAPIDSSGDDYINAVARIATTLDAEALLQALHSIEQAHGRERPYHNAPRTLDLDLLLYGDAVINSATLTVPHPRMTERAFVLVPLLEIAPSIHIPGHGAASQYAAGVADQGIRPL, via the coding sequence ATGAACACCGCAATTTCCGCCGGCCTGGCGCCCGCCTCCGCACCGGACGACCAGGCGCCATTTGCATTTACACTGGCCTACATCGGCATCGGCGCCAACCTGGGGGACGCCCAGGCCAACGTGCTCGATGCGCTGCAACGCCTGCAGCGCCAGCCCGGCTGCACGCTGCTGGCCACATCAAGTCTGTACTGTACCGCGCCGATCGACTCCAGCGGCGACGACTACATCAACGCCGTCGCCCGCATCGCCACCACGCTGGATGCAGAAGCGCTGCTGCAGGCACTGCACAGCATCGAACAGGCGCACGGCCGCGAACGGCCCTACCACAATGCTCCGCGCACGCTGGACCTCGACCTGCTGCTGTATGGCGACGCCGTCATCAACAGCGCCACGCTGACGGTGCCGCATCCGCGCATGACCGAGCGCGCCTTCGTGCTGGTGCCGCTGCTGGAGATCGCGCCGTCCATCCACATTCCCGGCCACGGCGCGGCGTCGCAGTACGCCGCCGGTGTGGCCGACCAGGGCATCCGCCCGCTTTAA